From Spirosoma aerolatum, one genomic window encodes:
- a CDS encoding DUF3431 domain-containing protein codes for MPELVVAHYTEDLSWLRNVPKDLPITVYDKSSDHATGPMAVPLPNVGREAHTYLHHIISRYDSLAEWTIFCQGKPFDHAYDFKKTLRAFADGSWFSNPDERHSNPHFYWLGHLIDTDDAQGHRLFRPWSKNDDGRGLDLRGFHRCLFGTDGPEQYTFVLGAQFAVHRNLLQQKTVSFYEQALRVSIAFPDAAHCFERSWDRVFGIAGIDPHWLANRLTVQLKPMKYQSAS; via the coding sequence ATGCCTGAACTCGTTGTAGCTCACTATACCGAAGATCTGAGCTGGCTCCGAAATGTACCGAAAGACCTACCAATTACGGTCTACGATAAAAGTTCTGACCATGCCACTGGGCCTATGGCCGTTCCCCTACCCAATGTTGGGCGGGAAGCCCATACCTATCTGCATCACATCATAAGCCGATACGATTCGCTGGCCGAGTGGACTATTTTCTGCCAGGGCAAACCCTTCGACCATGCATATGATTTCAAGAAAACCCTACGGGCTTTTGCTGACGGCTCCTGGTTTTCTAACCCCGACGAACGGCATTCGAACCCGCATTTTTACTGGCTGGGCCACCTGATCGATACCGACGACGCCCAGGGCCATCGGTTATTCCGACCGTGGAGCAAAAACGACGACGGGCGGGGTCTGGACTTACGGGGGTTTCACCGATGCCTTTTTGGTACGGATGGACCTGAGCAATATACCTTTGTGCTGGGCGCCCAGTTTGCTGTTCATCGCAACCTTTTACAGCAAAAAACCGTATCCTTTTATGAGCAAGCCTTGAGGGTATCCATTGCCTTTCCCGATGCAGCCCACTGTTTTGAACGAAGCTGGGACCGTGTGTTTGGCATAGCAGGTATCGACCCGCACTGGCTGGCCAATCGACTGACGGTTCAGCTTAAACCCATGAAGTACCAGTCCGCTAGTTAA
- a CDS encoding M20/M25/M40 family metallo-hydrolase — MTRTFYVPRFRLVLLCIGTAGTLTAFYPEKLSLQKAFARITKEVTAHSRAYETLAQASEQVGHRLTGSPNGSRAEAYAFDLLSTYGFKEIRYEPFEVEAWARDTVTLSVVPSKSDNFRDVPVVALAHSPVEAHVKGEIIDVGNGLEGDFAALKGKLKGKIALVNIGLSSPTKGARNLHRSEKTALAIQHGASGVIMVNLVPGNVLLTGTASVTGKLIPIPSVCISLESGEAIRSWMQEEHSPLRAMIDMTNTSRKIRARNVVATLKGSKYPDEKIIVGGHLDSWDLATGAIDNGIGSFAVLDIARTFKALKLKPKRTIEFVLFMGEEQGLLGSKAMVENLKKAGQLDKVRYMMNLDMTNDPTGLNAFGRADMVPFFNNVGENIKSVESAFSNDMQNQAGLHSDHQPFMLEGVPVVGLNGHLSKSVLDCYHANCDRMNLVNADQLKNTVRYSTMLLYALADADDIPTRRQTDTQTRDYLVAQGLRTPLQIANEWRWKE, encoded by the coding sequence ATGACCCGGACGTTTTACGTGCCTCGTTTTCGGCTCGTTTTGTTATGTATCGGCACCGCTGGTACACTGACTGCTTTTTACCCTGAAAAACTATCTCTTCAAAAAGCATTCGCCCGAATTACGAAAGAAGTAACTGCTCATAGCCGCGCCTACGAAACGCTTGCCCAGGCATCGGAACAGGTCGGGCATCGGCTCACAGGCAGTCCTAATGGTAGCCGTGCCGAAGCGTATGCATTCGATTTACTGTCGACATACGGCTTCAAAGAGATTCGGTATGAGCCATTTGAAGTTGAAGCCTGGGCACGCGACACGGTAACTTTATCAGTAGTACCTTCCAAAAGTGATAATTTCCGTGATGTGCCCGTAGTAGCGCTGGCCCATTCTCCCGTCGAAGCGCACGTAAAGGGCGAAATTATTGATGTAGGCAATGGTCTGGAGGGTGACTTTGCCGCCCTGAAAGGCAAACTAAAAGGCAAAATTGCGCTGGTCAATATTGGGTTATCCTCTCCAACCAAAGGTGCCCGAAATTTGCATCGTTCCGAAAAAACAGCACTGGCCATTCAGCACGGGGCCTCGGGGGTGATTATGGTCAATCTGGTACCCGGTAATGTACTGCTGACCGGAACCGCTTCCGTAACTGGCAAACTGATTCCAATTCCGTCGGTATGCATCTCGCTGGAAAGTGGCGAAGCCATACGTTCGTGGATGCAGGAGGAGCACAGCCCATTGCGGGCGATGATCGACATGACCAACACGAGCCGGAAAATTCGCGCCCGAAATGTAGTGGCAACCTTAAAAGGTTCGAAATATCCCGATGAAAAGATTATTGTGGGTGGGCACCTGGATTCATGGGATCTGGCGACGGGAGCCATCGACAATGGCATCGGCTCATTTGCCGTACTCGACATTGCCCGGACGTTTAAAGCGCTGAAACTGAAACCCAAGCGCACTATTGAATTTGTTCTATTTATGGGCGAAGAACAGGGGCTTCTAGGGTCGAAAGCAATGGTCGAAAACCTGAAAAAGGCAGGGCAACTGGATAAGGTTCGGTATATGATGAACCTCGACATGACCAATGATCCTACTGGCCTCAATGCGTTCGGGCGAGCCGATATGGTGCCATTCTTTAACAATGTTGGTGAAAACATCAAGTCGGTAGAGTCTGCCTTCTCAAATGATATGCAGAATCAGGCCGGTCTTCATTCCGACCACCAGCCCTTTATGCTCGAAGGGGTTCCGGTAGTGGGCCTGAACGGGCATCTGTCTAAATCCGTACTCGACTGCTATCACGCCAACTGTGACCGCATGAATCTGGTAAATGCCGATCAGTTAAAAAATACGGTTCGCTACTCAACTATGCTCCTGTATGCCCTTGCCGACGCAGATGATATTCCGACCCGTCGGCAAACGGATACCCAAACCCGCGATTACCTCGTGGCACAGGGGCTGCGAACACCTTTACAGATCGCCAACGAATGGCGCTGGAAAGAATAA
- a CDS encoding FtsL-like putative cell division protein, whose protein sequence is MAKNTFRESPRVTQQQKKQRRKLKLATWLNDFIGLDRLFGEDNAWPIHHIDRILWVTFLLILYIGLNHNAERLVRRIQRTQIQVDELRSQYTVLQADLDKSGKQSEISKRVASLSLSDSQTPPHKIVVKSNEH, encoded by the coding sequence ATGGCCAAAAATACATTCCGGGAATCACCGCGCGTTACGCAACAGCAAAAAAAGCAACGACGCAAACTCAAGCTGGCAACCTGGCTGAACGACTTTATTGGTCTGGATCGGCTTTTTGGCGAAGACAATGCCTGGCCCATCCATCATATCGACCGGATTTTGTGGGTCACTTTCCTGCTCATTCTCTACATTGGCCTCAACCACAATGCTGAACGGCTCGTCCGACGAATTCAACGCACACAGATCCAGGTCGATGAACTCCGTTCGCAGTATACCGTTCTACAGGCTGATCTGGATAAGAGTGGAAAGCAGTCAGAAATCAGCAAGCGCGTAGCGTCACTCAGCCTTTCGGATAGCCAAACACCACCCCATAAAATCGTCGTCAAGTCAAATGAACATTAA